In Blastopirellula sp. J2-11, a single genomic region encodes these proteins:
- a CDS encoding LL-diaminopimelate aminotransferase, whose protein sequence is MSDPYFQQLFADRIGGANYGKGTEIYKFEKIKRAKRKALADHPERMLIDFGIGENDEMAPQSVRQVMADEINKTENRGYADNGIAAFKEAVARFMQRMFGVPLDATTEINHCIGSKTALAMIPACFINPGDVTLMTVPGYPVAGTHTRYYGGEVFRLPLLAENDFLPDFAAIPEDILRRTKLLVLNYPNSPTGKVATKEFYADVVAFAKKHNIVVIQDAAHTVLTFDGEPLSFLSVPGAKDVGVEIHSLSKGFDMIGWRIGWVCGNPLLVQAFSDVKDNCDSGQFIAVQKAAAAALDDESIPGHTKAKYQRRLTKLVAMLKRCGFECEMPGGTYFLYTKSPKGVVGGPTFDSGEAASQYLITEHSICTVPWDDAGAFLRFSVTYVAADEAAEDALMAETESRLKEIQLQF, encoded by the coding sequence ATGAGCGATCCTTACTTTCAGCAGCTGTTCGCCGACCGCATCGGCGGCGCCAACTATGGCAAAGGGACCGAGATTTATAAGTTCGAGAAGATCAAACGGGCCAAACGGAAAGCCCTGGCCGATCATCCCGAACGGATGCTCATCGATTTTGGGATCGGCGAAAATGACGAGATGGCGCCCCAATCGGTTCGCCAGGTGATGGCCGACGAGATCAACAAGACCGAAAACCGCGGCTACGCCGACAACGGTATCGCGGCGTTCAAAGAAGCGGTCGCTCGGTTCATGCAGCGGATGTTTGGCGTCCCCCTGGACGCAACGACCGAGATCAACCACTGCATCGGATCGAAGACCGCGCTGGCGATGATCCCGGCTTGCTTTATCAACCCAGGCGACGTCACGCTGATGACCGTCCCCGGCTACCCGGTCGCCGGCACGCATACGCGTTATTACGGCGGCGAAGTCTTTCGTTTGCCGCTGCTGGCCGAGAATGACTTTCTGCCGGACTTTGCGGCGATCCCGGAAGACATCCTTCGCCGCACCAAGTTGCTGGTGCTGAACTATCCGAACAGTCCGACCGGCAAAGTTGCGACCAAAGAGTTCTATGCCGACGTGGTCGCGTTCGCGAAGAAGCACAACATCGTCGTCATTCAAGACGCGGCGCACACCGTGCTGACTTTCGACGGAGAGCCGCTCAGCTTTTTGTCGGTTCCCGGCGCCAAAGATGTGGGGGTCGAGATTCACTCGCTCTCCAAAGGGTTCGACATGATCGGCTGGCGGATCGGCTGGGTCTGCGGCAACCCATTGCTGGTGCAAGCCTTCTCCGACGTCAAAGACAACTGCGACTCAGGCCAGTTTATCGCGGTCCAAAAAGCGGCCGCCGCGGCGCTCGACGACGAGTCGATTCCCGGCCACACCAAAGCCAAGTACCAGCGCCGCCTGACCAAGCTGGTCGCCATGCTGAAGCGGTGCGGCTTTGAATGCGAAATGCCCGGCGGCACCTACTTTCTGTACACGAAGAGCCCCAAGGGCGTGGTCGGCGGCCCGACGTTTGACTCTGGCGAAGCGGCGTCGCAATACTTGATCACTGAGCATTCGATCTGCACGGTGCCGTGGGACGACGCCGGCGCGTTCCTGCGGTTCTCGGTCACCTATGTCGCCGCCGACGAAGCGGCCGAAGACGCGTTGATGGCCGAAACCGAATCGCGGTTAAAAGAGATTCAACTGCAGTTTTAA
- the leuB gene encoding 3-isopropylmalate dehydrogenase produces MNKKLLLLPGDGIGPEIIAEVRKLISWINDHTDLTIETEEDYFGGAAIDAYGTPLRDETLAEARQSDAILMGAVGGPKWDNVAYNIRPEAGLLKIRKQLDLFANLRPAIVFDALIDASSLKPEIVKGLDILIVRELTGGVYFGEPRGIEDLGDGERRGVNTQVYTTSEIRRVGKVAFEIAKKRQGKVTSCEKANVMESGKLWREEITRLHAESYADVTLEHMYADNAAMQLCRRPSQFDVIVTDNLFGDILSDEAAMLTGSLGMLPSAALGAPGSPGLYEPVHGSAPDIAGQGIANPLATILSFAMLLKYSLHSVELGEQIEAAVQAVLAQGLRTADIMVEGCQKVTTIEMGDAVIKALDS; encoded by the coding sequence ATGAACAAAAAACTCCTCCTGCTTCCCGGCGACGGGATTGGTCCTGAAATCATCGCTGAGGTCCGCAAGTTGATCTCCTGGATCAACGATCATACTGACCTGACGATCGAAACCGAGGAAGATTATTTTGGCGGCGCGGCGATCGACGCCTATGGGACGCCGCTGCGTGACGAGACGTTGGCGGAGGCTCGCCAATCGGACGCCATCTTGATGGGGGCGGTCGGCGGCCCGAAATGGGATAACGTCGCGTACAACATTCGGCCCGAAGCGGGACTGCTCAAGATTCGCAAGCAGCTGGACCTGTTCGCCAACCTTCGACCGGCGATCGTGTTCGACGCGCTGATCGACGCTTCGTCGCTGAAGCCGGAGATCGTGAAGGGGCTCGATATTCTGATCGTTCGCGAGCTGACCGGCGGCGTCTACTTCGGCGAACCGCGAGGGATCGAGGACCTGGGCGACGGCGAGCGACGCGGCGTTAACACGCAGGTTTACACGACCTCCGAAATCCGCCGCGTCGGCAAGGTCGCCTTTGAGATCGCCAAGAAGCGTCAAGGGAAGGTCACTTCGTGCGAGAAGGCGAACGTCATGGAGTCTGGCAAGCTTTGGCGAGAAGAGATCACTCGTCTGCATGCCGAAAGCTATGCCGACGTGACGCTGGAACACATGTACGCCGATAACGCCGCAATGCAGCTCTGCCGGCGTCCGTCGCAGTTTGATGTGATCGTCACCGACAACCTGTTTGGCGACATCTTGTCAGACGAAGCGGCGATGCTGACCGGATCGCTCGGGATGTTGCCTTCGGCGGCTCTCGGCGCGCCAGGCTCGCCGGGCTTATACGAACCGGTCCATGGTTCGGCGCCTGACATCGCTGGCCAGGGAATCGCCAACCCGCTGGCGACGATCTTGAGCTTCGCGATGCTGCTGAAGTATTCGCTCCATTCGGTCGAACTGGGCGAACAAATCGAAGCGGCGGTGCAAGCGGTTTTGGCCCAAGGGCTGCGAACCGCCGACATCATGGTCGAAGGTTGCCAGAAAGTGACGACCATCGAAATGGGAGACGCGGTCATCAAGGCGCTAGATTCGTAG
- a CDS encoding class I SAM-dependent methyltransferase yields MPTTTGMKGGGYYNANSAGQRAAMEPFLPWLEAAVKQIPPPRDEQTAIRFLDIGSSEGANAIYALSRAVVSLRTAQTAPVSVCFSDLPSNDYNQLFANLHGDGDGPLPSDVFAFVTAGTAFGRLIPPCSVHVVTTFNAIGFLERLPEATLPHYVLPMPPGPFAPRDGVAVTSAEQAPFAQQAAHDLTEFYHARAAEMIRGGKLLVQVFGRNDLHSTSHGIYDVLSDALLDLVESGDLPREIYEHLIFPIYCRSLEELIEPITTDPQLMQAFQIEQAESVDIPVPFNEALQATGDAADWARSYCGFLRAFTEAILAAAIPAPLSKEAAVEKVYQRIEQRLAEDPARYEFHYISVGVLLTRL; encoded by the coding sequence ATGCCGACCACCACGGGGATGAAGGGCGGGGGCTACTACAACGCAAATTCTGCAGGGCAGCGCGCGGCGATGGAGCCGTTTCTCCCTTGGCTCGAAGCCGCCGTAAAGCAAATCCCGCCGCCGCGTGACGAGCAAACGGCGATTCGCTTTTTGGACATCGGTTCGTCCGAAGGCGCCAATGCGATCTATGCGCTCTCGCGCGCCGTCGTCAGTTTGCGGACTGCGCAAACGGCCCCGGTTTCGGTTTGCTTCAGCGATCTTCCCAGCAACGACTACAACCAACTGTTCGCCAACTTGCACGGCGACGGAGACGGCCCGTTGCCAAGCGACGTCTTTGCTTTCGTCACCGCCGGCACCGCGTTTGGTCGGCTGATTCCACCTTGCAGCGTCCATGTCGTGACCACGTTCAACGCAATCGGTTTTCTCGAGCGGCTGCCTGAGGCGACGCTTCCGCATTACGTGCTGCCGATGCCGCCCGGTCCGTTTGCGCCGCGCGACGGAGTTGCGGTCACGTCCGCAGAACAAGCCCCCTTCGCACAGCAAGCGGCCCACGATTTGACCGAGTTCTATCATGCCCGCGCCGCAGAGATGATCCGCGGCGGCAAGCTGCTGGTGCAGGTCTTCGGTCGCAACGATCTCCACTCGACCAGCCACGGCATCTATGACGTGCTGAGCGACGCGCTGCTCGACCTGGTCGAGTCGGGCGACCTGCCGCGCGAGATCTACGAACATTTGATTTTCCCCATCTACTGCCGCTCGCTCGAAGAGCTTATTGAACCAATCACCACCGACCCCCAACTGATGCAGGCCTTCCAAATCGAACAAGCCGAAAGCGTCGACATCCCGGTCCCTTTCAACGAAGCGCTGCAAGCAACCGGCGACGCCGCCGACTGGGCTCGCAGCTATTGCGGCTTCCTCCGCGCCTTTACCGAAGCGATCCTCGCCGCCGCGATCCCCGCTCCCCTCTCAAAAGAAGCCGCCGTCGAAAAGGTTTACCAACGCATCGAACAACGCCTGGCCGAAGACCCCGCCCGGTACGAGTTTCACTACATCTCGGTCGGCGTGTTGCTGACGCGACTGTAA
- a CDS encoding helix-turn-helix domain-containing protein → MAKTQRKYKNVLEMIRKADIEEEVRDETIESLNSRRIVSRLMSLRACAGLSQKDIAEQMECSQATISKLENSVDDDLKIGEIKRYAEIVGGEFSSNVLPNSLKPVDRVKCLAFGIKHQMEEMAQLAHRDETIAEGVSKFFFEVFANVSRMFGAAVNSLPNKSDGSPYIKFEATFEVDDESEELKDTEDEVALH, encoded by the coding sequence GTGGCTAAGACACAACGAAAATACAAGAACGTTCTGGAAATGATTCGCAAGGCGGACATTGAAGAGGAGGTGCGCGACGAGACAATCGAGAGTCTGAATTCTCGTCGAATCGTTTCTCGTTTGATGTCTCTGCGCGCCTGCGCTGGTTTATCCCAAAAAGACATTGCCGAGCAAATGGAATGCAGCCAAGCGACCATCTCGAAGCTTGAAAATAGTGTCGACGATGATTTAAAGATCGGTGAGATTAAGCGGTATGCCGAAATCGTTGGCGGCGAGTTTTCCAGCAATGTTTTGCCGAATAGCTTAAAGCCAGTGGATCGAGTTAAGTGTCTTGCGTTCGGCATTAAGCACCAAATGGAAGAAATGGCGCAGCTCGCCCATCGCGATGAAACAATCGCGGAGGGGGTATCAAAGTTCTTTTTCGAGGTATTCGCCAACGTCTCGCGGATGTTCGGCGCTGCCGTGAATAGCCTTCCAAACAAGAGTGACGGGTCGCCATACATAAAATTTGAAGCTACTTTTGAAGTCGATGACGAATCGGAAGAACTTAAAGACACTGAAGACGAAGTTGCTCTACACTAA
- a CDS encoding SGNH/GDSL hydrolase family protein — MTCPRRFALALAWAVVTLLAATSTQAAAPPLWKDGLVDGDRVVFLGNTFIEREQHEGYLETALTAQYHDRNITFRNLGWSGDDVFGRSRARFGNAEEGWNHLNNSLDLVKPTAAIVCYGSNAAFEGEAGLQKFREGYTRLLAAVERHTKKIMLISPPPIEDLGSPLPNPQAHNAMLAKYRDVIQEIAYEHQYQIVDLTDQLGKKFTPHIHGKATLTSNGVHLTEYGYWEAAQAVAAALGESTPVVVMEKLELTTSVPLTTSAPLPKSSVSYQGEVLDIAHDMIVRSETERNGKFGVAADGENLGMVTGQQLQTGIGANVPKLAAAAEKLRQTIVAKNELFFHRYRPQNETYLFLFRKHEQGNNAVEIPQFDPLIEAKEREIAQLRQPVSLDIRLTPQK; from the coding sequence GTGACCTGTCCCCGCCGTTTCGCCTTGGCGCTTGCCTGGGCTGTTGTGACGCTGTTGGCCGCAACCAGCACTCAGGCCGCAGCGCCGCCGCTGTGGAAAGATGGCCTGGTCGACGGCGATCGCGTCGTCTTTTTGGGCAATACCTTCATTGAACGTGAACAGCACGAGGGTTATCTCGAAACGGCGTTGACCGCCCAGTATCACGACCGCAACATCACGTTCCGTAATCTCGGTTGGAGCGGCGATGATGTCTTCGGACGCTCGCGAGCTCGTTTCGGCAATGCCGAGGAAGGTTGGAACCATCTCAACAATTCGCTCGACCTGGTCAAACCGACCGCGGCGATCGTTTGCTATGGCTCCAACGCCGCGTTTGAGGGTGAAGCGGGGCTGCAAAAGTTTCGTGAAGGCTACACGCGTTTGCTGGCCGCCGTCGAGCGCCACACGAAAAAGATCATGCTCATCTCGCCGCCGCCGATCGAAGATCTGGGGAGCCCGCTCCCCAATCCCCAGGCGCACAACGCGATGCTGGCCAAGTATCGCGACGTCATCCAAGAGATCGCTTATGAGCATCAATACCAGATTGTCGATCTGACCGATCAGCTGGGTAAAAAGTTCACGCCGCATATCCACGGCAAAGCGACGTTGACCAGCAACGGCGTTCATCTGACCGAATACGGTTATTGGGAAGCCGCCCAAGCGGTCGCCGCCGCGCTGGGCGAGTCGACGCCGGTCGTCGTGATGGAGAAGTTGGAGCTGACGACCAGCGTTCCCTTGACTACGTCGGCGCCGTTGCCCAAAAGCAGCGTCAGCTATCAAGGGGAAGTGTTGGATATCGCCCACGACATGATCGTCCGCAGCGAAACCGAGCGGAATGGAAAGTTCGGTGTGGCCGCCGACGGAGAGAACCTCGGCATGGTCACCGGCCAACAATTGCAAACAGGGATCGGCGCCAACGTCCCGAAGTTGGCCGCTGCGGCCGAAAAATTGCGGCAAACAATCGTCGCCAAGAACGAGCTCTTCTTTCATCGCTATCGTCCCCAAAACGAAACGTATCTCTTTCTCTTCCGCAAACATGAGCAAGGGAACAACGCGGTCGAAATCCCCCAATTCGATCCCCTGATCGAGGCCAAAGAGCGCGAGATCGCGCAGCTGCGGCAGCCCGTGTCGCTCGACATTCGGCTGACGCCGCAAAAGTAA
- a CDS encoding helix-turn-helix domain-containing protein, translating to MLELHYTPQEVATALQVGVDRIRQFIASGELRAINLAKAGSSRPQWRIRESDLKSFEELRMNRPPPKITRRRKKLPGVIEFYK from the coding sequence ATGCTTGAGCTGCATTACACGCCCCAGGAGGTTGCCACTGCCCTGCAAGTAGGTGTCGACCGGATCCGGCAATTTATCGCATCTGGAGAGCTTCGAGCAATCAACCTTGCAAAGGCGGGATCGAGTCGCCCCCAATGGCGGATTCGTGAATCGGACTTGAAGTCATTCGAAGAATTGCGAATGAATCGACCACCGCCAAAGATTACCCGCCGGAGAAAAAAGCTGCCGGGCGTGATTGAGTTTTACAAATAG
- a CDS encoding PVC-type heme-binding CxxCH protein, with translation MKPIAPLVTLVLPLLLAVPAFAQRDLKDIPDPDPAKELETFLVADGFEVNLYASDPAIAKPIQMNFDAEGRLWVASSSIYPQIEPGQVADDKIIVLQDKDRDGVAETSTVFADGLLIPTGVLPGDGGVYVANSTELLHLRDTDGDGQADQKRVVLSGFGTEDTHHILHTLRWGHDGNMYFNQSIYIHSHVETPYGVRRLDGGGIWRFRPETMELDVLCKGFVNTWGHHFNRYGADFATDGAYMEGINYVFPDSVFVSSPNARRLVHGLNPGSPKHCGLEILSGGALPDDWQGNCITNDFRAHRVCRFILDEEGSGYSSRQGEELIKTSHVAFRPVDVKMGPDGAIYIADWYNPIIQHGEVDFRDDRRDQTHGRIWRVTRKDMTPLQRQEIAGASEPELFELLTAQEEWVRLWAKLTLKARGAEVVLPELEPWEANLDGNDPLYLQKKLEVLWIYQNLNLPNERLLAELLVCDDHNIRAAAVRVLSQWSDRIAEPLLLLEVAVTDMHPRVRLEAVCALAKLNSLTATEVALLALDQPMDRFLDFALWSTLNDLSPAWLPKAVKGEIALDKAPEKWLYAFSAVESGDVVAPALSLLNAPELSDAARRQTLDLAAQRGNPDQLRRLLDIVLNDTANADAARRAELLTTLTSAFEKRKVKPSGDLTQVGELLDAHSDAVAIAAAKAVGEWQVADLRDELAALATTDSPAVQTAALEALAQLKAMGDLIALADKAEGMQLRQAATAALVGVAPNEAAKRTVALLASAKAPAAADLVAPYLMRKDGQAKLAAALNEAKLNADVAKMAIRAVRTSPQPEQALITALGKSGGVGQGEAKVWTDEELAAITKALADGDPAHGEAIFRRTELSCMKCHSIGPAGGLVGPNLISLGASAQPDYVVESLLRPSAKLKENYNSLILLLDDGRVVSGIPVRRTSEELILRDAEDKEIAVPIEAIEEQKDGQSLMPAGAVDALTTEEIVDLAAFLAQLGKVGSYAISPAPIVRRWETLESTQEGHRRLNRTSSDTASTDDAALTWTSRYSKVDGALPLEELPKIQPHSISPPLSFVRFHLNVAKAGKITLDFGDTTGLKLWDGESPTPLEKQMTFDWPAGAKRITLEIDRNARTAPVKVEVIEADSTGRAEPIGGK, from the coding sequence ATGAAACCGATTGCCCCGCTTGTTACGCTGGTTTTGCCCTTGTTGCTCGCCGTTCCCGCCTTCGCCCAACGCGATTTGAAAGATATCCCCGATCCCGATCCGGCCAAAGAGCTGGAGACCTTTCTGGTCGCCGACGGTTTCGAGGTCAATCTGTACGCGTCGGACCCCGCGATCGCCAAGCCGATTCAAATGAACTTTGACGCCGAAGGCCGCCTCTGGGTCGCTTCCAGCAGCATCTACCCGCAGATCGAGCCGGGCCAGGTTGCTGACGACAAAATCATCGTCCTGCAAGACAAAGACCGCGACGGCGTCGCCGAGACCAGCACCGTCTTCGCCGATGGTCTGTTGATCCCGACCGGCGTGTTGCCCGGCGACGGCGGCGTGTATGTCGCCAACAGCACCGAACTGCTCCACCTGCGCGACACCGACGGCGACGGCCAAGCCGATCAAAAACGAGTCGTCCTCTCGGGCTTCGGCACCGAAGATACCCATCACATTCTGCATACGCTGCGGTGGGGCCACGACGGCAATATGTACTTCAACCAATCGATCTACATTCATAGCCATGTCGAAACCCCGTACGGCGTGCGTCGGCTCGACGGAGGCGGCATCTGGCGATTCCGTCCCGAGACGATGGAACTCGACGTGCTTTGCAAAGGATTCGTCAACACCTGGGGACATCACTTCAATCGCTATGGCGCTGACTTCGCGACCGATGGCGCATACATGGAAGGGATCAACTACGTCTTCCCCGATTCGGTCTTTGTGTCGTCTCCCAATGCGCGGCGGTTGGTCCACGGTTTGAACCCCGGTAGTCCCAAGCATTGCGGGCTCGAGATCCTCAGCGGCGGCGCATTGCCGGATGATTGGCAAGGGAACTGCATCACCAATGACTTTCGCGCCCATCGCGTCTGTCGCTTTATCTTGGATGAAGAAGGCTCTGGCTATTCGAGCCGCCAAGGCGAAGAGCTGATCAAAACGTCGCACGTCGCGTTTCGTCCGGTCGATGTCAAAATGGGCCCCGACGGCGCGATCTATATCGCCGACTGGTACAACCCGATCATTCAGCATGGCGAAGTCGACTTCCGCGACGATCGCCGCGATCAAACGCATGGCCGCATCTGGCGCGTCACCCGCAAAGACATGACGCCGCTGCAAAGACAAGAGATCGCCGGCGCATCGGAACCGGAACTGTTCGAACTGCTCACTGCGCAGGAAGAATGGGTGCGCCTGTGGGCGAAGCTGACGCTCAAAGCCCGCGGCGCCGAAGTCGTACTGCCCGAGTTGGAGCCGTGGGAAGCGAATCTCGACGGCAACGATCCGCTCTATCTGCAAAAGAAACTGGAAGTCCTCTGGATCTATCAAAACCTGAATCTTCCCAATGAGCGCCTGTTGGCCGAGCTGTTGGTCTGCGATGACCACAACATTCGCGCCGCCGCCGTGCGCGTGCTGTCGCAATGGTCCGATCGCATCGCCGAACCTCTGCTGTTGTTGGAAGTCGCCGTCACCGACATGCACCCGCGGGTTCGGTTGGAAGCGGTTTGCGCTCTGGCGAAACTTAATAGCCTGACGGCGACCGAAGTCGCGCTGTTGGCGCTCGATCAGCCGATGGATCGTTTCCTTGACTTCGCGCTCTGGAGCACGCTCAATGATCTGTCGCCCGCTTGGCTGCCGAAGGCGGTCAAGGGAGAGATCGCCCTTGACAAGGCGCCGGAGAAATGGCTTTACGCTTTCTCGGCGGTCGAATCGGGCGACGTGGTTGCTCCGGCGCTCTCGCTGCTCAACGCGCCCGAGTTGAGCGACGCTGCGCGGCGTCAAACGCTCGATCTGGCGGCCCAACGCGGTAATCCCGATCAACTGCGCCGGCTGCTCGATATCGTGTTGAATGATACGGCCAACGCCGACGCGGCTCGTCGCGCCGAGCTGTTGACCACGCTCACCTCGGCGTTTGAAAAACGGAAAGTAAAACCCTCTGGCGACCTGACCCAAGTCGGTGAGTTGCTCGACGCGCATAGCGACGCCGTCGCAATCGCCGCCGCCAAAGCGGTTGGCGAGTGGCAAGTCGCCGACCTGCGTGACGAACTCGCGGCGCTCGCGACCACCGACTCGCCGGCGGTGCAAACGGCCGCGCTCGAAGCGCTGGCCCAATTGAAAGCGATGGGCGATCTGATCGCGTTGGCCGACAAAGCCGAAGGGATGCAGCTGCGCCAAGCGGCGACCGCGGCGCTGGTCGGCGTCGCCCCCAATGAAGCGGCCAAGCGAACCGTCGCCCTGTTGGCTTCTGCGAAAGCGCCCGCCGCCGCTGATCTGGTCGCTCCCTACCTGATGCGCAAAGATGGTCAGGCCAAACTGGCCGCCGCGCTCAACGAAGCCAAGCTGAACGCCGATGTCGCGAAAATGGCGATCCGCGCCGTGCGGACCAGTCCCCAGCCAGAGCAAGCGCTGATCACGGCCCTTGGCAAATCGGGAGGCGTCGGCCAAGGAGAAGCCAAGGTTTGGACCGACGAAGAACTGGCCGCGATCACCAAGGCGCTCGCCGACGGCGATCCGGCCCACGGCGAAGCGATCTTCCGCCGCACCGAACTCAGTTGCATGAAGTGTCACTCGATCGGTCCGGCCGGCGGTTTGGTCGGCCCCAACTTGATCAGCCTCGGCGCCAGCGCTCAGCCTGACTACGTGGTCGAATCGCTGTTGCGCCCCAGCGCCAAGTTGAAGGAAAACTACAACTCGCTGATTCTGCTGTTGGACGACGGCCGCGTCGTCAGCGGCATCCCAGTGCGTCGCACGTCGGAAGAATTGATCTTGCGTGACGCCGAAGACAAAGAAATCGCCGTCCCGATCGAAGCGATCGAAGAGCAGAAAGATGGTCAGTCTCTGATGCCGGCTGGCGCCGTTGACGCGCTCACTACCGAAGAGATTGTCGATCTCGCCGCGTTCCTTGCTCAGCTTGGCAAAGTCGGCTCCTACGCGATCAGCCCCGCGCCGATCGTCCGCCGTTGGGAAACGCTGGAGTCGACCCAGGAAGGTCATCGCCGGCTGAACCGCACCAGCAGCGACACCGCATCGACCGACGACGCGGCGTTGACCTGGACTTCGCGCTATAGCAAGGTCGACGGCGCGTTGCCGCTGGAAGAACTGCCGAAGATTCAGCCGCATAGCATCAGTCCTCCCCTCTCGTTCGTACGCTTCCATCTGAATGTCGCCAAAGCCGGCAAGATCACGCTCGACTTCGGTGACACCACCGGGCTCAAACTGTGGGACGGCGAAAGCCCGACCCCGCTCGAAAAGCAAATGACCTTCGATTGGCCCGCCGGCGCAAAGCGGATCACGCTCGAAATCGATCGCAATGCGCGAACCGCGCCGGTCAAAGTGGAAGTGATCGAAGCCGACTCCACGGGGCGCGCCGAACCGATCGGCGGGAAGTAG
- a CDS encoding DUF1501 domain-containing protein — protein sequence MSHCHRYRPQPLSRRALLKSASCGFAAVALHALLGDKAFAASDVSSAPHHAAKAKNVIFLYMDGGPSQVDTFDPKPELAKYDGKPFPTKTEPTQFNNNGATLASPWKFKQYGESGLPISDLFPHLGSQADKLAMIHSMTSEFPEHTSANYFLHTGSGLQGRPSMGAWTTYGLGSENQDLPGFVVLNGGLIPPGGIDNFNSGFLPAAYQGSIFNPGDPPVANIRPADRTAALQKRKLGLIQQMDRAAQVNAGGDDQLESAIKNYELAYRMQTAVPELMDIRDETPATLEMYGLNEEFHNTKIYARQCLTARRLIERGVRFVELTCPGGNGDRWDQHANLLEGHEKNAQTVDKPIAGLLADLQQRGLLDSTLVVFAGEFGRTPFAQGANGRDHNPFAFTVWMAGGGVQGGVRYGQSDEFGYKTIENRLMIHDLHATMLHLLGVNHEQLTFRFSGRDMRLTDVHGEVVHDILA from the coding sequence ATGTCGCATTGTCATCGTTATCGTCCGCAACCGCTGTCGCGCCGCGCTCTGCTAAAATCGGCGTCGTGCGGGTTCGCTGCGGTCGCACTGCACGCGCTGCTGGGCGATAAAGCGTTCGCCGCGTCCGACGTTTCGTCGGCGCCCCACCATGCGGCGAAAGCGAAGAACGTCATCTTCCTTTACATGGACGGGGGCCCTTCGCAGGTCGATACCTTCGACCCCAAGCCGGAACTGGCCAAGTACGACGGCAAGCCGTTCCCAACCAAGACCGAACCGACGCAGTTCAACAACAACGGAGCAACTCTGGCGAGCCCCTGGAAGTTCAAACAGTATGGCGAGAGCGGGCTGCCGATCAGCGATCTCTTCCCGCATCTCGGCTCGCAGGCCGACAAGCTGGCGATGATCCACTCGATGACCTCCGAATTTCCGGAGCACACCAGCGCCAACTATTTCCTCCACACCGGCAGCGGCTTGCAAGGCCGGCCCAGCATGGGCGCGTGGACGACGTATGGACTCGGCAGCGAGAACCAAGACTTGCCAGGCTTCGTCGTGCTGAACGGCGGCCTGATCCCGCCTGGCGGCATCGACAATTTCAACAGCGGCTTTCTGCCGGCCGCCTATCAAGGCTCGATCTTCAATCCCGGCGATCCGCCGGTCGCCAACATTCGCCCCGCCGATCGAACCGCGGCGCTGCAAAAGCGGAAGCTCGGCCTGATCCAGCAGATGGATCGCGCCGCGCAAGTCAACGCCGGCGGCGATGACCAACTCGAGTCGGCGATCAAAAACTACGAGCTCGCCTATCGCATGCAGACCGCTGTGCCTGAGCTGATGGACATCCGCGACGAGACGCCGGCGACGCTCGAGATGTATGGTCTGAATGAGGAGTTCCACAACACGAAGATCTACGCGCGCCAATGCTTGACCGCACGGCGGCTGATCGAACGCGGCGTCCGCTTCGTCGAGCTGACCTGCCCCGGCGGCAACGGCGATCGCTGGGATCAGCACGCCAATTTGCTCGAGGGACACGAGAAGAACGCGCAAACCGTCGACAAGCCGATCGCCGGCCTGCTCGCCGATCTGCAGCAACGCGGGCTGCTCGACTCGACGCTGGTCGTCTTTGCCGGCGAATTCGGCCGCACGCCGTTCGCCCAAGGCGCCAACGGCCGCGACCATAACCCGTTCGCGTTCACCGTCTGGATGGCCGGCGGCGGCGTCCAAGGAGGCGTCCGCTATGGTCAATCTGACGAGTTCGGCTACAAAACGATCGAGAACCGCCTGATGATCCACGACCTGCACGCCACGATGCTGCACCTACTGGGGGTCAATCACGAGCAACTCACCTTCCGCTTCAGCGGCCGCGACATGCGCCTGACCGACGTCCACGGCGAAGTAGTCCACGACATCCTGGCGTAA